One Chanodichthys erythropterus isolate Z2021 chromosome 22, ASM2448905v1, whole genome shotgun sequence DNA window includes the following coding sequences:
- the eri1 gene encoding 3'-5' exoribonuclease 1, with amino-acid sequence MEAQKETSQPANKTSTSGGDQEEQCCSNTSCEENEEQEPSSPKQGDFSDPVYKEIAIANGTINRMTKNELLAKCAELKLDTRGVKDVLKKRLKNYYKKQKLMHSAGAKGNSDVYFDYICVVDFEATCEENNPPDYLHEIIEFPIVLVDTHTLEIVDSFQEYVKPVVNPQLSEFCVKLTGITQKMVDEAKPFNQVLKQAVSWLQKKELGTKYKYTFLTDGSWDMGKFLNTQCKLSRIKYPQFARKWINIRKSYGNFYKVARAQTKLICMLENLGMEYDGRPHCGLDDSRNIARIAIHMLKDGCQLRVNECLHSGEPRSVPISAPIEGAPAPKTPKKRD; translated from the exons ATGGAGGCGCAGAAAGAGACCAGTCAACCTGCAAATAAGACTTCAACGTCTGGGGGAGACCAGGAGGAGCAGTGCTGCTCTAAT ACTTCCTGTGAAGAAAATGAGGAGCAGGAGCCTTCATCCCCAAAGCAGGGAGATTTCAGTGATCCGGTATATAAAGAGATTGCAATTGCAAACGGCACCATCAACCGGATGACCAAAAATGAGCTGCTTGCGAAATGTGCCGAGCTGAAGCTTGACACACG TGGCGTTAAGGATGTCCTAAAGAAGCGCCTCAAAAATTACTACAAAAAGCAAAAACTGATGCATTCAGCTGGTGCAAAAGGGAACAGTGATGTATACTTTGACTACATCTGTGTGGTAGATTTTGAAGCGACATGTGAGGAAAATAACCCACCTGACTACCTTCATGAAATCATCGAATTCCCCATAGTTTTGGTCGACACGCACACCTTGGAGATT GTAGACTCATTTCAGGAGTATGTGAAGCCAGTGGTGAACCCACAGCTCTCTGAATTTTGTGTGAAACTTACCGGAATCACTCAG aaaatgGTGGATGAGGCGAAACCATTCAATCAAGTTCTAAAGCAAGCAGTTTCTtggctacagaaaaaagaactTGGAACTAAgtacaaatatacatttttgacAGATGG GTCATGGGACATGGGAAAATTTCTTAATACCCAATGCAAACTTAGTCGCATCAAATACCCCCAGTTTGCCAGAAAATGGATCAATATCAGAAAGTCTTATGGAAACTTTTATAAG GTTGCTCGTGCTCAGACAAAACTAATCTGCATGCTGGAGAATCTTGGTATGGAGTATGACGGACGTCCCCATTGTGGTCTAGATGACTCCCGCAACATTGCCAGAATTGCCATCCACATGTTGAAGGATGGCTGTCAGCTGCGGGTGAATGAGTGCTTGCATTCAGGAGAGCCACGGAGTGTGCCTATCTCTGCCCCTATTGAAGGAGCCCCAGCACCTAAAACACCCAAGAAACGAGACTAA
- the ppp1r3b gene encoding protein phosphatase 1 regulatory subunit 3B isoform X2, translated as MPIELAMPLYLSNEEFLNPRASKYSRPLRPCLHQCQSNKLSFSSSREQSELNGISTPLTKPSRGKKHVSFADHKGLALTMVKIFSEFDDPIEIPSRIEQFLSPSLTLSERKDKLTLDFAQPSADYLKFRQRIENDHVCLEHCMLKEKSIAGMVKVKNLSFEKSVKLRITFDTWKSHTDINCQYIKDTYTGTNRDTFSFEASLPDQVPPHEHIEFAICYEVNGVTFWDNNQGQNYRIIQSALKKSSNNTSDGHQRYGVSDWDVHFDRFGSPRCSQGIFPSWPSYAGYEDIGPYY; from the coding sequence ATGCCAATCGAACTGGCCATGCCGCTTTATCTGTCAAATGAAGAGTTCCTGAACCCGAGGGCATCTAAATACAGCAGGCCCTTGCGACCATGTCTACACCAGTGTCAAAGTAACAAACTTAGTTTTAGCTCTTCTAGAGAGCAATCAGAGTTGAATGGCATCAGCACACCCTTGACGAAACCTAGCAGGGGCAAAAAACATGTATCTTTTGCTGATCACAAGGGCCTCGCCCTGACAATGGTGAAGATCTTTTCTGAATTTGATGACCCCATCGAAATCCCATCCAGAATTGAGCAGTTCTTAAGCCCGTCTCTGACTTTATCAGAAAGGAAGGACAAGTTAACCCTCGACTTTGCCCAGCCGTCTGCAGATTACTTAAAGTTCCGTCAGCGTATAGAGAATGATCATGTTTGCCTCGAACACTGCATGCTTAAGGAAAAATCTATAGCGGGGATGGTCAAAGTTAAAAACCTTTCATTCGAGAAGTCTGTTAAGCTTCGCATTACCTTTGACACTTGGAAGAGCCACACAGACATAAATTGCCAGTACATAAAGGACACTTACACCGGCACGAACCGCGACACCTTTTCGTTCGAAGCTAGCTTGCCTGATCAGGTGCCCCCACATGAACACATTGAGTTTGCCATTTGCTATGAGGTCAATGGCGTCACATTCTGGGATAACAACCAAGGACAGAATTACCGAATCATTCAGTCAGCACTGAAGAAGAGTTCAAATAACACAAGCGACGGCCATCAGAGATATGGCGTGAGTGATTGGGATGTTCATTTTGACCGTTTTGGCAGCCCCAGATGTTCTCAGGGAATCTTTCCCAGTTGGCCAAGCTATGCTGGATATGAAGACATTGGTCCGTATTACTAA
- the ppp1r3b gene encoding protein phosphatase 1 regulatory subunit 3B isoform X1, producing the protein MSSNSARGCPPNESTMPIELAMPLYLSNEEFLNPRASKYSRPLRPCLHQCQSNKLSFSSSREQSELNGISTPLTKPSRGKKHVSFADHKGLALTMVKIFSEFDDPIEIPSRIEQFLSPSLTLSERKDKLTLDFAQPSADYLKFRQRIENDHVCLEHCMLKEKSIAGMVKVKNLSFEKSVKLRITFDTWKSHTDINCQYIKDTYTGTNRDTFSFEASLPDQVPPHEHIEFAICYEVNGVTFWDNNQGQNYRIIQSALKKSSNNTSDGHQRYGVSDWDVHFDRFGSPRCSQGIFPSWPSYAGYEDIGPYY; encoded by the exons ATGAGCTCCAACAG TGCACGTGGCTGTCCTCCCAACGAATCCACCATGCCAATCGAACTGGCCATGCCGCTTTATCTGTCAAATGAAGAGTTCCTGAACCCGAGGGCATCTAAATACAGCAGGCCCTTGCGACCATGTCTACACCAGTGTCAAAGTAACAAACTTAGTTTTAGCTCTTCTAGAGAGCAATCAGAGTTGAATGGCATCAGCACACCCTTGACGAAACCTAGCAGGGGCAAAAAACATGTATCTTTTGCTGATCACAAGGGCCTCGCCCTGACAATGGTGAAGATCTTTTCTGAATTTGATGACCCCATCGAAATCCCATCCAGAATTGAGCAGTTCTTAAGCCCGTCTCTGACTTTATCAGAAAGGAAGGACAAGTTAACCCTCGACTTTGCCCAGCCGTCTGCAGATTACTTAAAGTTCCGTCAGCGTATAGAGAATGATCATGTTTGCCTCGAACACTGCATGCTTAAGGAAAAATCTATAGCGGGGATGGTCAAAGTTAAAAACCTTTCATTCGAGAAGTCTGTTAAGCTTCGCATTACCTTTGACACTTGGAAGAGCCACACAGACATAAATTGCCAGTACATAAAGGACACTTACACCGGCACGAACCGCGACACCTTTTCGTTCGAAGCTAGCTTGCCTGATCAGGTGCCCCCACATGAACACATTGAGTTTGCCATTTGCTATGAGGTCAATGGCGTCACATTCTGGGATAACAACCAAGGACAGAATTACCGAATCATTCAGTCAGCACTGAAGAAGAGTTCAAATAACACAAGCGACGGCCATCAGAGATATGGCGTGAGTGATTGGGATGTTCATTTTGACCGTTTTGGCAGCCCCAGATGTTCTCAGGGAATCTTTCCCAGTTGGCCAAGCTATGCTGGATATGAAGACATTGGTCCGTATTACTAA